The Gloeobacter morelensis MG652769 genome contains the following window.
CATCGGCGGATCGGCTAGCGGCCACCCGGAAAATTGGTTAGAAAATCGGGAAGACCAACGGCATGGCAGAGCGCATCACCATCGAATCGCAAGACGGCAGCTTCGGTGCCTACGTGGCCAGGCCGAGCGCGCGCTTCGGCCCCGGCCTGGTGATCATCGCAGTAACCCTGACTTGATTATCCAACCGGATCGGCTTCGATATCACACCTTGCCAAAGCGACGCTGACGACCCTGGTAAGATTGCAGCGCGATGTGGAAGGCCGCCCGGTCAAAGTCAGGCCACAGCACGTCGGCTACGTAAATTTCGGTGTAAGCCAGCTGCCAGAGCAAATAGTTGCTCAAACGCTGCTCGCCGCTGGTACGGATGAGTAAGTCGGGATCGCTAAGCTCGCGGGTATAGAGGTGTTCGGCAAAAAGCTTCTCGTCGATCTGTTCGGGCAGAAGGCAACCTGTGCGCACCTGCTCGGCAAGTTCGCGACAGGCATTGACGATCTCCTGGCGACCACCGTAGTTGGTGGCAACGGTGAACTCGACCGCCGTGTTCGCCTCTGTGGCCGCCATCGCTCCCTCGATGGCACTCTGCAGAGCTCCGGGCAGATGGGCGAGTGCCCCGACGAAGCGAATGCGCACCCCCTCATCCACCATCTCCGAAAGCTCGTGGTTGAGCACTTTCTCAAAAAGGGCCATCAAAAATTCGACCTCGTATTGCGGCCGCTTCCAGTTCTCCGTCGAGAAGGCGTAGACTGTGAGAGCACCGATGCCCCAATCCTTGCAACAGCGCAACAGCTCTTTGAGGGCACTCACCCCCGCCTGATGGCCCATCACGCGGGGAAGGTTGCGCTTTGACGCCCAGCGACCGTTGCCGTCCATGATGGCGGCGACATGGCGCGGCAGGCGATTGGGATCAAGATCGGAGGGCAGGCTGCGCAGGAGCGTGTGCGGGGTGGTCATCGATTTAGTCGCTGTTGCCCGATTGG
Protein-coding sequences here:
- a CDS encoding isoprenyl transferase, with protein sequence MTTPHTLLRSLPSDLDPNRLPRHVAAIMDGNGRWASKRNLPRVMGHQAGVSALKELLRCCKDWGIGALTVYAFSTENWKRPQYEVEFLMALFEKVLNHELSEMVDEGVRIRFVGALAHLPGALQSAIEGAMAATEANTAVEFTVATNYGGRQEIVNACRELAEQVRTGCLLPEQIDEKLFAEHLYTRELSDPDLLIRTSGEQRLSNYLLWQLAYTEIYVADVLWPDFDRAAFHIALQSYQGRQRRFGKV